Below is a window of Nocardioides sp. S-1144 DNA.
CGAGGAGGGCAAGTTCGAGGCCGGCACCCGGATGGCCGAGCTCGCCGAGGCCGGCACGATCAACGTCGGCGTCAAGTACGACCAGCCCGGCCTGGGCTTCAAGGGCGCGGCCGACGACCTGCCGAGCGGCTTCGACATCGAGATCGCCAAGCTCCTGGTCGCCGACCTCGGCATCGACCCGCAGGACACCAGCAAGGTCAAGTACGTCGAGACGATCTCCGACAACCGGGAGCCGTTCCTGCAGGAGGGCACCGTCGACCTCGTGCTCGCCTCCTACTCGATCACCGACGAGCGCCGGCAGTCGGTCGGCCAGACCGGGCCGTACTTCGTCACCGGCCAGCAGCTCCTGGTGCCCGAGGACTCCGACGTCGAGTCGATCGAGGACCTCAAGGGCAAGGAGATCTGCTCGGTGACCGGGTCGACCTCGATCGACCGCATCAACGAGAACGGCGCCAAGGGAGTCGGCTTCGACAGCTACTCCGAGTGCGTCCAGAAGGTGCTCGACGGCAGCGTCTCGGCGATGTCGACCGACGGCACCATCCTCGCCGGCTACGCGGCCCAGAACGAGGGTCAGCTCAAGGTCGTGGGCGAGGAGTTCTCCGAGGAGAACATCGGGGTCGGCTACAGCATCGACCGTCCCGAGATGTGCGAGTGGATCAACGGCGTGCTCGAGGAGTCCTTCGACAACGGCTCGTGGGCCGAGGCCTTCGAGCGCACCCTGGGCCCGTCGGGTGTCGAGGTGCCCGACCCGCCGACGCTCGACGCCTGCCCCGCCTGATCCTCCCGGTCAGTCCTGACCACCCCCGACGGGGCGCCGCGCGGCGCCCCGTCGGCGGCCCTCTCCCGCTGGAAGGAGCGCGCTGGCAGTGAGAGCCGTCCTCGACAACTTCGACGCCTATCTCCAGGCCTTCGGCTACACCCTGTTCCTGTTCCTGGTCGCCGGCGTGCTCTCGATGCTCCTCGGCACCGTCCTGGCGGCGATGCGCGTCGGTCCGGTCGCGGTCCTGCGCGTCGTGGGCACGACCTACGTGACGCTGGTGCGCAACACGCCCCTCGTCATCGTCTTCGCGTTCTTCTCCTTCGCCGCACCCGACCTCGGGATCCGCTTCGGGTGGCTCGACGTCCACATCGGCCCGTTCGACTTCACGACGTTCTTCGGTGCCGCGGTCGTCTCGCTCTCCCTGTACACCTCCGCCTTCGTCTGCGAGGCGCTGCGCGCCGGCGTCAACGCGGTCTCCCTCGGCCAGGCCGAGGCGGCCCGGGCCCTCGGCCTGCCGTTCGCCGGGGTGATGCGCGAGGTGGTGCTGCCGCAGGCCTTCCGGGCGTCAATCCCGCCGATGGCCAGCGTGCAGATCGCCCTGATCAAGAACACCTCGGTCGCCGCGGTCTTCGGCGTCGCGGAGGCCGTGAGCCAGATGCGGTCGTTCAACAACGAGTTCGGGACGCAGCGCTACGGGATCGCGCTGGCGTTCGCCATCGGGTACGTCCTCGTCGTCGAGGTCGTCTCCTACTTCGCCAACCGCGCGGAGCGACGCTACCGGGTGGCGACATGAGCAAGACGGCCAGCATCCTCTTCGACGCCCCGGGCCCGCGCACCGTCGTCCGGCACCGGCTCTACAGCGTCGCCGCGGCGCTCGTGGTCCTCGTCCTCGTCGCGTGGGTGCTCTACCGCTTCGGCAAGGCCGGCCAGTTCGAGGGCGAGAAGTGGGAGGTCTTCACCACTCCCGAGTACCTCAGCACCCTGCTGGTCGACGGCCTGCTGAAGACCATCCAGATGGCGGCGTTCGCCGTCGCCGGTGCCGTCGTCTTCGGCTTCGTGTTCGGCATCGGCAAGATGTCGGACCACGGGTTCGTCCGGTGGCCGTGCTGGGCGGTGGTCGAGCTGTTCCGTGCCGTCCCCGTGCTGCTCATGATGGTCTTCTCGTGGTACGCCATCGGCCCGTCGACCGACAACTCGTTCCTGGCCGTCGTGGTCGCCCTGACCGTCTACAACGGAGCCGTGCTCGCCGAGGTCCTGCGGGCCGGCGTGCTGGCCGTGCCGCGCGGGCAGGCCGAGGCCGCCTACGCCCTCGGCATGCGCAAGTCGCAGGTGATGCTGCTGATCCTGATGCCGCAGGCGGTCAAGATCATGCTGCCGGCGATCATCAGCCAGTGCATCGTGGCCCTCAAGGACACCGCGCTCGGGCAGTACGTGCTGGCCCCCGGCCTGACCGCGGTCTCCAAGCAGATCTACCTCGAGTTCAACAACCGGGTGCCGACCATGCTGGTCGTCGCGCTGATGTACATCGGCGTGAACCTGCTGCTCACCGCGCTGGCCACGTGGCTCCAGCGTCGCTACGTCGGCGAGAAGAGGGTGCTCCAGGTCTCGGCCGCGGGCACCGCCGACCAGACGACGATCTGACCTGGCGCCCTGACCTAGGGCCGCGGCGTCACCCACAGCCGGATGGTGCCCTCGATGACGGTCGTGCCGTCGTCGAGGGCACCGCGGCACGTCACGGCGACCTGACGCGGGCCCTCCCCGGCCCAGTCGGCGGCGGTGGTCTCGGCGACGCAGGTGACGTCGCCGGCGGCCTTGGCGGTGTAGCGGACCTCCATGCCCTGCGGGATCCAGCGCTCGTCGTCGGCGACGGTCGCCTCCGCGAGCGCGCCCATCGCCGCCTC
It encodes the following:
- a CDS encoding amino acid ABC transporter permease codes for the protein MSKTASILFDAPGPRTVVRHRLYSVAAALVVLVLVAWVLYRFGKAGQFEGEKWEVFTTPEYLSTLLVDGLLKTIQMAAFAVAGAVVFGFVFGIGKMSDHGFVRWPCWAVVELFRAVPVLLMMVFSWYAIGPSTDNSFLAVVVALTVYNGAVLAEVLRAGVLAVPRGQAEAAYALGMRKSQVMLLILMPQAVKIMLPAIISQCIVALKDTALGQYVLAPGLTAVSKQIYLEFNNRVPTMLVVALMYIGVNLLLTALATWLQRRYVGEKRVLQVSAAGTADQTTI
- a CDS encoding amino acid ABC transporter permease; protein product: MRAVLDNFDAYLQAFGYTLFLFLVAGVLSMLLGTVLAAMRVGPVAVLRVVGTTYVTLVRNTPLVIVFAFFSFAAPDLGIRFGWLDVHIGPFDFTTFFGAAVVSLSLYTSAFVCEALRAGVNAVSLGQAEAARALGLPFAGVMREVVLPQAFRASIPPMASVQIALIKNTSVAAVFGVAEAVSQMRSFNNEFGTQRYGIALAFAIGYVLVVEVVSYFANRAERRYRVAT
- a CDS encoding hotdog fold domain-containing protein yields the protein MSQVLSLWRTATGLPVVGGTVGKRVFSLAFSRKAPYFASIRPRFAEIGPHRAELRIVRRRRVTNHLGTVHAIALCNGLEAAMGALAEATVADDERWIPQGMEVRYTAKAAGDVTCVAETTAADWAGEGPRQVAVTCRGALDDGTTVIEGTIRLWVTPRP
- a CDS encoding glutamate ABC transporter substrate-binding protein → MRLTQTMRKAGVVASGFALAIGLAACGDAGSDDEGKNVDAEEVEEGKFEAGTRMAELAEAGTINVGVKYDQPGLGFKGAADDLPSGFDIEIAKLLVADLGIDPQDTSKVKYVETISDNREPFLQEGTVDLVLASYSITDERRQSVGQTGPYFVTGQQLLVPEDSDVESIEDLKGKEICSVTGSTSIDRINENGAKGVGFDSYSECVQKVLDGSVSAMSTDGTILAGYAAQNEGQLKVVGEEFSEENIGVGYSIDRPEMCEWINGVLEESFDNGSWAEAFERTLGPSGVEVPDPPTLDACPA